One genomic segment of Bombina bombina isolate aBomBom1 chromosome 4, aBomBom1.pri, whole genome shotgun sequence includes these proteins:
- the ODC1 gene encoding ornithine decarboxylase: protein MNSFSNDDFDFSFLEEGFTARDILEQKINEVSSSDDKDAFYVADLGDIVKKHLRWFKALPRVTPFYAVKCNDSKAIVKTLSILGAGFDCASKTEIQLVQSIGVTPERIIYANPCKQVSQIKYAASCGVEKMTFDSEVELMKVARNHPNAKLVLRIATDDSKAVCRLSVKFGATLKTSRTLLERAKELNVEIIGVSFHVGSGCTDPQTFVQAVSDARCVFDMGAELGFNMYLLDIGGGFPGSEDVKLKFEEVTSVINPALDKYFPAESGVKIISEPGRYYVASAFTLAVNIIAKKVMLTEQTGSDDEDDSAVDKTVMYYVNDGVYGSFNCILYDHAHVKPVLQKKPKPDEKFYSSSIWGPTCDGLDRIVDRFDLPELQVGDWMLFENMGAYTVAASSTFNGFQRPTLYYVMSRPYWQLMQDIKEHGILSEEPDDTLPHISSSCAWESGKEHIPANCTSASVNV, encoded by the exons ATGAACAGCTTTAGCAATGATGACTTTGACTTCAGCTTTCTGGAGGAAGGTTTTACAGCCAGAGATATTCTGGAACAAAAAATCAATGAAGTATCATCATCT GATGATAAAGATGCCTTTTATGTTGCTGATCTTGGTGACATTGTTAAGAAGCATTTGCGGTGGTTTAAAGCACTCCCTCGTGTAACTCCATTCTATGCAGTTAAATGCAATGACAGCAAAGCCATAGTGAAGACTCTATCTATTTTGGGAGCTGGATTTGATTGTGCAAGCAAG actGAAATTCAACTTGTTCAGAGCATTGGAGTGACACCAGAAAGGATAATTTACGCAAACCCATGTAAACAAGTGTCTCAAATAAAATATGCTGCAAGCTGTGGTGTTGAGAAAATGACATTTGATAGTGAAGTTGAGCTAATGAAAGTGGCAAGGAATCATCCAAATGCAAA GTTGGTTTTGCGCATAGCAACAGATGATTCAAAAGCAGTTTGCCGACTCAGTGTGAAATTTGGTGCAACCCTTAAGACAAGTCGCACTCTTCTGGAGCGTGCAAAGGAGCTTAATGTGGAAATAATTGGTGTTAG TTTCCATGTTGGCAGTGGCTGTACTGATCCTCAAACATTTGTACAAGCTGTTTCAGATGCACGATGTGTCTTTGACATGGGG GCTGAGCTTGGATTCAACATGTATTTGCTTGACATTGGTGGTGGCTTCCCTGGGTCAGAGGATGTGAAGCTTAAATTTGAAGAG gtgaCATCAGTCATCAATCCTGCCTTGGATAAATATTTTCCAGCAGAATCTGGAGTTAAAATAATTTCAGAACCTGGGAGATACTATGTTGCATCAGCATTCACATTGGCTGTTAATATTATTGCAAAGAAAGTAATGTTGACTGAACAGACTGGGTCTGATG atgaagatgatagtgctgtggacaagactGTTATGTATTATGTGAATGATGGTGTATATGGCTCCTTTAATTGCATCTTGTATGATCATGCACATGTCAAGCCAGTTCTTCAAAAG aagCCAAAACCAGATGAGAAATTCTACTCAAGCAGCATTTGGGGTCCAACTTGTGATGGTTTAGATCGTATTGTTGACAGGTTTGACCTACCAGAGCTGCAGGTTGGAGACTGGATGCTATTTGAAAATATGGGTGCCTATACTGTTGCAGCATCTTCAACCTTCAATGGATTTCAGAGACCAACACTTTATTATGTGATGTCCAGACCATATTG GCAACTTATGCAGGATATCAAGGAGCATGGCATCCTCTCTGAAGAACCCGATGACACTCTTCCTCACATCTCCTCCTCCTGTGCTTGGGAGAGTGGAAAAGAGCATATTCCAGCAAACTGCACTTCAGCTAGTGTCAATGTTTAA